The Bacteroidales bacterium genome includes a window with the following:
- a CDS encoding carboxymuconolactone decarboxylase family protein → MKDLVNDFREYRKRMNERILAHDNKSMKRLYSLD, encoded by the coding sequence ATGAAAGACCTCGTGAATGACTTCAGGGAATACCGCAAACGCATGAATGAGCGGATTCTCGCCCACGACAACAAATCCATGAAAAGGCTTTACAGCCTGGAT